The Campylobacter concisus genome has a window encoding:
- a CDS encoding flagellin B — translation MSFRINTNVNALNTHANAVSNNVDLSKSLNKLSSGLRIQTAADDASGLSIADSLRSQASALGQAIANGNDAIGIIQVADKAMDEQLKVLDTIKTKATQSAQDGQTTQSRQALQADIVRLMEELDNIGNTTSFNGQQLLNGTFSNKEFQIGAYSNQTVKASIGATTSDKIGLTRFESSKLLTGTDKVSLKFLSVDGVNDISIASTKISTGLGTGVGKLAENINKTSDKTGIRATFDVTRTMSTAIVSVSIKSFAINGVKIGDLDVKENDSNGALVNAINAVKDQTGVEASINTEGKMVLTSRDGRAFSVSGDNISKAIGMKKDQVFVGRINLVRLDGRDIKLSAKGAAGGDALKLESEAFSAKGGAQASVALRDVRGQIDGKLASAMGFQRMTKVLTVAQSAGVMTLKGAMAVMDIAESAQKTLDQVRSDLGSVQNQLQATVNNITVTQVNVKSAESQIRDVDFASESANFSKHNILAQSGAYAMSQANSVQQNVMKLLQ, via the coding sequence ATGAGTTTTCGTATTAACACAAACGTAAACGCACTTAACACACACGCTAACGCGGTTAGCAACAACGTTGACCTATCTAAGTCACTTAACAAACTTAGTTCTGGTCTTAGAATTCAAACAGCTGCAGATGACGCTTCAGGTCTATCTATCGCAGATAGCTTAAGAAGCCAAGCTTCAGCTCTAGGTCAAGCTATTGCAAATGGTAATGATGCTATTGGTATCATTCAAGTTGCCGACAAAGCTATGGACGAGCAGCTAAAAGTTCTTGACACTATCAAGACTAAAGCTACTCAATCAGCTCAAGACGGCCAAACAACTCAATCACGCCAAGCATTGCAAGCTGATATCGTTCGTCTAATGGAGGAGCTTGACAATATCGGTAACACTACTTCATTTAACGGTCAGCAACTACTAAACGGAACATTCTCTAATAAAGAGTTCCAAATAGGTGCTTATTCAAACCAAACTGTTAAAGCAAGTATTGGTGCGACTACATCTGATAAGATCGGTCTTACACGTTTTGAGAGTTCAAAACTTTTAACTGGTACAGATAAAGTTAGCCTTAAATTCTTAAGCGTTGATGGTGTAAATGATATTAGTATAGCTTCTACTAAGATATCAACTGGTCTTGGAACTGGTGTTGGTAAATTAGCTGAAAATATCAACAAAACATCTGATAAGACAGGCATTAGAGCTACATTTGATGTAACTAGAACTATGTCAACTGCTATAGTAAGCGTATCTATCAAAAGCTTTGCTATCAACGGCGTTAAAATCGGCGACCTTGATGTAAAAGAAAACGATAGCAACGGCGCTCTAGTAAATGCGATCAACGCTGTTAAAGATCAAACAGGTGTTGAAGCTTCTATCAACACAGAAGGCAAAATGGTTCTAACAAGCCGTGACGGTCGTGCGTTTAGTGTTTCAGGTGATAATATCTCAAAAGCAATCGGTATGAAAAAAGACCAAGTTTTCGTTGGTCGTATCAACCTTGTTCGCCTTGATGGTAGAGATATTAAGCTATCTGCAAAAGGCGCAGCTGGCGGTGATGCTCTAAAACTAGAGTCAGAAGCTTTCTCAGCAAAAGGTGGTGCTCAAGCTTCAGTTGCTTTAAGAGATGTAAGAGGTCAAATAGACGGCAAACTAGCTAGTGCTATGGGCTTCCAAAGAATGACTAAAGTGCTTACAGTAGCTCAATCAGCTGGTGTAATGACACTAAAAGGCGCAATGGCTGTTATGGACATCGCTGAGTCAGCTCAAAAAACACTTGATCAAGTTCGTTCAGACCTTGGTTCAGTTCAAAACCAACTTCAAGCTACAGTTAACAACATAACTGTAACTCAAGTTAACGTAAAATCAGCAGAATCACAAATCAGGGACGTAGATTTTGCTAGCGAGTCTGCTAACTTCTCAAAACATAACATCCTAGCTCAATCAGGTGCTTATGCTATGAGTCAAGCAAACAGCGTTCAACAAAACGTAATGAAGCTACTACAATAA
- the topA gene encoding type I DNA topoisomerase, producing MKSLIIVESPAKAKTIKNFLDKSYNVIASKGHIRDLPKTSFGIKIEDDKFTPEYRISSDHSAIVKEIKELAKGADEIYLATDEDREGEAIAFHIANAIGKEPTSLPRIVFHEITKSAIQNALKSPRHVDMNSVNAQQTRRLLDRIVGYKLSPLLNLKIQKGLSAGRVQSAALKIIVDREREIQAFKPVEYYTIDTVFKKDLDAELVKFENQKIEKLTIQNPDRAKYIIENLQNEKFSVREIESKDRKIQPSPPFMTSTLQQSASNRLGFSPKKTMMIAQSLYEGVQTHEGFMGAITYMRTDSLNLAKEAVAAAREHILQNYGKEYLPAKAISYTTSSKGAQEAHEAIRPTNLNFTPQIAAKFLEKDALKLYTLIYNRFLACQMSACVSQTQNVYVASEKGEFKISGRKVLFDGFYKVYGELDKDKILPNLKKGDEMSLQSIKSTQNFTEPPARYSEAGLVKKLESLGIGRPSTYAPTISLLTSRDYVRIEKKQLIPNEIAFSMIGVLEEHFSNIVDSEFTSHLEEKLDEIALDKADWQKVLSDFYYPFMEKISAGKTGIKSLKTATPIGEKCPECGSELVLRKGRYGEFIACSNFPKCKYSRNVAKDNEKSAETGTTTAAKPKRELKKLDVPCPKCGGEIVERFSRRGKFYGCANYPKCDFISNYEPVAQKCDECGGDMIKKELKKGTFIECTKCKKKTLISES from the coding sequence ATGAAAAGCTTAATCATCGTAGAATCTCCTGCAAAAGCAAAGACTATCAAAAATTTCTTAGACAAAAGCTACAACGTCATCGCCTCAAAAGGCCACATCAGAGACCTGCCAAAAACGAGCTTTGGCATCAAGATAGAGGATGATAAATTTACCCCAGAGTATCGCATCAGCAGCGATCACTCCGCCATCGTAAAAGAGATAAAAGAGCTTGCTAAGGGTGCAGATGAAATTTATCTCGCGACCGACGAAGATAGAGAGGGTGAGGCGATCGCATTTCACATCGCAAATGCCATCGGCAAAGAGCCAACAAGTCTGCCTCGCATCGTCTTTCACGAGATCACCAAAAGTGCCATACAAAACGCTTTAAAAAGCCCAAGACACGTTGATATGAACAGCGTCAATGCCCAGCAAACAAGGCGCTTGCTTGACCGCATCGTTGGCTACAAGCTAAGCCCGCTTTTAAATTTAAAGATACAAAAGGGCTTAAGCGCTGGACGTGTGCAAAGTGCGGCGCTAAAGATAATAGTCGATCGCGAGCGCGAAATTCAGGCATTTAAACCAGTTGAGTACTACACTATCGACACCGTTTTTAAAAAAGATCTAGACGCCGAGCTAGTTAAATTTGAAAACCAAAAGATCGAAAAGCTCACTATCCAAAATCCAGACCGCGCAAAATATATCATTGAAAATTTACAAAATGAGAAATTTAGCGTCCGTGAGATCGAGAGTAAGGATAGAAAGATCCAGCCAAGTCCGCCATTTATGACTTCAACCCTTCAGCAAAGTGCGAGCAACCGCCTTGGCTTTAGCCCTAAAAAGACAATGATGATCGCTCAAAGTCTCTACGAGGGCGTCCAAACTCACGAGGGCTTCATGGGTGCGATCACTTACATGAGAACGGACAGCTTAAATTTAGCCAAAGAGGCCGTCGCAGCCGCTAGAGAGCACATCCTGCAAAACTACGGCAAAGAGTATCTGCCAGCCAAAGCGATAAGCTACACGACAAGCTCAAAAGGTGCGCAAGAAGCCCACGAAGCGATCCGCCCTACAAATTTAAACTTCACACCGCAAATCGCGGCTAAATTTTTAGAAAAAGACGCGCTCAAACTCTACACGCTCATCTACAATAGATTTTTAGCCTGCCAAATGAGCGCATGTGTAAGCCAAACGCAAAACGTCTATGTCGCAAGCGAAAAAGGCGAGTTTAAGATAAGCGGCAGAAAAGTGCTATTTGACGGCTTTTACAAGGTTTATGGCGAGCTTGATAAGGATAAAATTTTGCCAAATTTAAAAAAGGGCGACGAGATGAGTTTGCAAAGCATAAAAAGCACGCAAAACTTCACCGAGCCACCAGCTAGGTACTCTGAAGCTGGCCTTGTTAAAAAGCTAGAAAGCCTAGGCATCGGCCGCCCAAGCACCTACGCACCGACCATCTCGCTGCTAACATCAAGAGACTACGTGAGGATCGAGAAAAAGCAACTCATACCAAACGAGATCGCATTTAGCATGATAGGCGTTTTGGAGGAGCACTTTAGCAACATCGTCGATAGCGAATTTACCTCACATCTTGAAGAAAAGCTCGATGAGATCGCGCTTGACAAGGCTGACTGGCAAAAGGTGCTAAGCGACTTTTACTATCCATTTATGGAAAAAATTAGTGCTGGCAAAACTGGCATAAAAAGCCTAAAAACAGCCACTCCGATCGGCGAGAAGTGCCCAGAGTGTGGAAGCGAGCTAGTGCTTAGAAAGGGCAGATATGGCGAGTTTATCGCTTGCTCAAATTTTCCAAAATGCAAATACTCAAGAAACGTCGCAAAAGATAATGAAAAGAGCGCAGAAACTGGCACCACAACGGCAGCCAAGCCAAAACGCGAGCTTAAAAAGCTTGACGTGCCATGTCCAAAATGTGGCGGCGAGATCGTCGAGAGATTTAGCAGACGTGGTAAATTTTATGGATGTGCCAACTATCCAAAATGTGACTTCATCTCAAACTACGAGCCAGTCGCGCAAAAATGTGATGAGTGCGGCGGCGATATGATCAAAAAAGAGCTTAAAAAAGGTACATTTATAGAGTGCACAAAGTGTAAGAAAAAGACACTTATCTCTGAAAGTTAA
- a CDS encoding leucine-rich repeat domain-containing protein codes for MPDIITQVSQYKGQKSLVINCTQLGDSFTPQYKTAKQKRAVLDEWCDFLRSEQEAFDELSFCTKMPQELFDAVCCQRNLKSLHIKWGSYESLDALANLSNLKSLFIGSGASVKSIAPIATLTGLESLAVENFQKISDYSAFSNLQNLKSLEISGDGLSPKFIHIESLEFLRQMPGLTSLVILVARLKSKDYSPILSLKSLTHLSLPPQHALFGLFDELSALPNLKTGLLKERAEIYKKR; via the coding sequence ATGCCTGACATCATCACCCAAGTTAGCCAGTATAAAGGGCAAAAGAGCCTTGTGATAAACTGCACGCAGCTAGGAGATAGCTTCACGCCGCAGTATAAAACCGCCAAGCAAAAAAGAGCCGTGCTTGATGAGTGGTGCGACTTTTTAAGAAGCGAGCAAGAGGCATTTGATGAGCTTAGCTTTTGCACCAAAATGCCTCAAGAGCTCTTTGATGCGGTGTGCTGCCAAAGAAATTTAAAGAGCCTTCACATCAAATGGGGCTCGTATGAGAGCCTTGACGCGCTGGCAAATCTTTCTAACCTAAAGAGCCTTTTTATCGGCTCAGGAGCCAGCGTAAAAAGCATCGCACCGATCGCGACGCTTACTGGACTTGAAAGCCTTGCGGTGGAGAATTTTCAAAAGATAAGCGACTACTCTGCGTTTTCAAATTTGCAAAATTTAAAGAGCCTAGAGATCAGCGGAGACGGACTTTCGCCTAAATTTATCCACATAGAAAGCCTAGAGTTTTTACGCCAGATGCCTGGGCTAACCAGCCTTGTGATCTTGGTGGCTAGGCTAAAAAGCAAGGACTACTCGCCTATCTTATCTCTAAAATCCCTCACCCACCTTAGCCTGCCGCCACAGCACGCACTTTTTGGACTTTTTGACGAGCTTAGCGCTTTGCCAAATTTAAAAACAGGTCTTTTAAAAGAGAGAGCGGAAATTTATAAGAAAAGATGA
- a CDS encoding biotin synthase, translating to MKTIMLCAICSVTQGNCAEDCAYCTQSAKAGADITKFKEKSVQQVVDEAKMAYKNHALGFCLVTSGARLNDKKTDYIASLARAVHKEVPNLMLIACNGMATYEQLCELKKAGVFSYNHNLETSREFFSKICTTHSWDERYQTNLDAKRAGLMLCTGGIYGVGESEADRVSFRASLKELEPFSSPINFFIKSDALRLDQPPLSADEALKIVRETKSALPETRVMIAGGREKILGERQYEIFENGADAIVIGDYLTAKGEKASKDIEELTKRGFSFASICH from the coding sequence ATGAAGACAATTATGCTTTGTGCGATATGCTCCGTCACTCAGGGAAACTGCGCTGAGGACTGCGCTTATTGCACGCAAAGTGCCAAAGCTGGCGCTGATATTACAAAATTTAAAGAAAAAAGCGTGCAGCAGGTGGTGGACGAGGCCAAAATGGCATATAAAAACCACGCTCTTGGCTTTTGTTTAGTCACAAGTGGTGCTAGGCTAAATGATAAAAAGACCGACTATATCGCATCTTTAGCAAGAGCCGTGCATAAAGAAGTGCCAAATTTGATGCTCATCGCATGTAACGGTATGGCGACCTACGAGCAGCTTTGTGAGCTCAAAAAGGCTGGCGTTTTTAGCTACAACCACAACCTAGAAACAAGCCGTGAGTTTTTCTCAAAAATCTGCACAACCCACTCTTGGGACGAGAGATATCAGACAAATTTAGACGCAAAAAGGGCTGGGCTCATGCTTTGCACTGGCGGCATTTACGGCGTTGGCGAGAGCGAGGCTGACAGGGTGAGCTTTAGAGCTAGCCTAAAAGAGCTTGAGCCGTTTTCATCGCCTATAAATTTTTTCATAAAAAGCGACGCTCTAAGGCTTGATCAGCCACCTCTTAGCGCAGATGAAGCCCTAAAAATAGTGCGCGAAACCAAAAGCGCGCTGCCAGAAACTAGGGTCATGATAGCTGGCGGCAGGGAAAAGATATTGGGCGAGAGGCAGTACGAGATCTTTGAAAATGGCGCAGACGCGATCGTGATAGGCGACTACCTCACCGCAAAGGGCGAGAAGGCGAGCAAGGACATCGAGGAGCTTACAAAGCGTGGTTTTAGCTTTGCAAGTATCTGCCACTAA
- the crcB gene encoding fluoride efflux transporter CrcB: MLVNLLFAGLGGFIGAGCRFLAGELLKFSHFPMTTLGVNVLGSFIIGVLFCLNLSQSVRVFLVVGILGGFTTFSSFSLDSVKFLLEGELVKGFLNIILNLSLCLLASYLGILLGKNL; encoded by the coding sequence ATGCTTGTAAATTTGCTTTTTGCGGGGCTTGGAGGCTTTATCGGAGCTGGGTGCAGGTTTTTAGCCGGCGAGCTGCTAAAATTTAGCCACTTTCCCATGACCACGCTTGGCGTAAATGTGCTTGGCAGCTTCATTATCGGCGTTTTATTTTGCTTAAATTTAAGCCAAAGTGTGAGGGTTTTCTTAGTCGTTGGCATACTTGGTGGCTTTACCACGTTTTCAAGCTTTAGCCTTGATAGCGTTAAATTTTTACTAGAAGGCGAACTCGTAAAAGGCTTTTTAAATATAATTTTAAATTTAAGCCTTTGCCTGCTCGCAAGCTATCTTGGCATTTTACTTGGTAAAAATTTATGA
- a CDS encoding cation:proton antiporter, whose protein sequence is MQLHQASELSILVVLAFIVFASPYISKILRIPVAPAEILLGAVAGYIGVVGENEMFKLISEVGFFFLMFLAGMEIDLRMLINIDRKILRLGLIYLALIYALATALTLGLELSLLYIIIIPIMAVGMIFTLFKEYGKQQEWLNLSMLIATIGELLSITLLTFTAAYLQFGASINLWLTIGYLILFLAISVLSFKILDVLFWWYPGLKVVLMPHYDKDEKDIRLCIAVFFTMIALMLYLNLEVAFGAFIAGMFITTFFDHKKDLPHKLSSFGFGFLVPIFFIHIGSTFKLSSLGSSEVIKDAIFIFLAMLGTRVVSSLLFLGKLGFRGIFLFSVSQSMPLTLLIAVATIAHKSGEISDYSYSSFILASLAQAIIGAIIIKILMQSKSKE, encoded by the coding sequence TTGCAGTTACACCAAGCAAGCGAGCTTAGCATCCTTGTCGTTTTGGCATTTATCGTCTTTGCTTCGCCTTATATTTCTAAAATTTTACGCATCCCAGTCGCGCCTGCTGAGATACTACTTGGAGCGGTTGCTGGCTACATCGGAGTTGTCGGCGAAAACGAGATGTTTAAGCTCATCAGCGAAGTTGGCTTTTTCTTTTTGATGTTTCTAGCTGGCATGGAGATCGACCTTAGGATGCTAATAAACATCGACCGTAAAATTTTGCGCCTTGGGCTCATCTACCTAGCGCTCATCTACGCTCTAGCCACGGCCTTGACGCTAGGACTTGAGCTTAGCCTGCTTTACATCATCATCATCCCGATAATGGCCGTTGGCATGATATTTACGCTATTTAAGGAGTATGGCAAGCAGCAAGAGTGGTTAAATTTAAGCATGCTAATAGCAACCATCGGCGAGCTTTTAAGCATCACGCTTCTAACCTTTACCGCTGCTTACTTGCAGTTTGGAGCGAGCATAAATTTATGGCTAACGATTGGATATTTGATCCTATTTTTGGCTATCAGCGTGCTTAGCTTTAAAATTTTGGACGTGCTTTTTTGGTGGTATCCGGGGCTTAAAGTGGTGCTCATGCCGCACTACGACAAGGACGAGAAGGACATCAGGCTTTGCATCGCGGTATTTTTCACGATGATAGCCTTGATGCTCTATCTAAATTTAGAGGTTGCCTTTGGTGCGTTTATCGCAGGTATGTTTATTACGACATTTTTTGATCACAAAAAGGACTTGCCGCACAAGCTTTCAAGCTTTGGATTTGGCTTTTTGGTGCCGATATTTTTCATCCACATAGGCTCTACTTTCAAGCTTTCAAGCCTAGGATCTAGCGAAGTGATAAAGGATGCTATTTTTATATTTTTAGCGATGCTTGGCACGAGAGTTGTATCTAGTTTGCTCTTTTTGGGCAAGCTTGGCTTTAGAGGGATATTTTTATTTTCAGTTTCGCAGTCTATGCCGCTCACTCTTTTGATCGCAGTTGCTACTATCGCACACAAATCAGGCGAGATAAGTGACTATTCTTACTCATCTTTCATCCTAGCAAGCCTCGCACAAGCTATAATAGGAGCTATAATCATCAAAATTTTAATGCAATCAAAAAGCAAGGAGTAA